One Deefgea tanakiae genomic region harbors:
- a CDS encoding flagellar brake protein produces the protein MAEKQLLTPIQLKDPTPYLVSDPNQIDFTLKSLARKPELVCLYSDKHRQLFVLSAILDVNLENLIFDYGPDSELNQQIVTSNKICCVSHLNSVHYQFELTNLQQVEFNNQPAFQSAIPSQILRLQRRDYYRLSVPLSTPLSCLIPIGNEQAEISIADISLGGVGLLGYFPDISLEVGNTLKNCRIELPQMGVITADIEVCTSNEQILRNGIRTLRSGCRFLNLSGTGQTLLQRYINQIERKRLTLE, from the coding sequence ATGGCCGAAAAACAATTGCTCACCCCAATCCAGTTAAAAGATCCTACTCCTTATCTAGTCAGCGATCCGAACCAGATTGATTTCACGCTCAAATCATTGGCTAGAAAACCTGAATTAGTATGTTTATATTCGGATAAACATCGCCAGTTATTTGTTTTGAGTGCTATATTAGATGTTAACTTGGAAAATTTAATTTTCGATTACGGCCCTGATTCAGAACTTAATCAGCAAATAGTCACATCAAATAAAATCTGCTGCGTCTCTCACCTTAATAGTGTTCATTATCAATTTGAATTAACAAACCTTCAACAAGTAGAGTTTAATAATCAACCAGCGTTCCAAAGCGCCATCCCTTCACAGATTTTACGATTACAGCGTCGAGACTACTACCGGCTTTCTGTACCTTTATCGACCCCGTTATCTTGCCTAATTCCAATAGGTAATGAGCAAGCTGAAATATCAATTGCAGATATTAGTCTAGGCGGTGTTGGTTTACTCGGCTACTTTCCAGATATTTCGCTAGAAGTTGGCAATACTTTAAAAAACTGCCGCATCGAACTCCCACAAATGGGTGTAATTACAGCAGATATTGAAGTGTGCACTAGCAACGAACAAATCCTTAGAAATGGCATTCGCACCTTACGAAGTGGGTGCCGCTTTTTAAATCTTTCGGGCACTGGACAAACTTTATTGCAACGCTATATTAATCAAATTGAACGAAAACGCTTAACACTAGAATGA
- a CDS encoding NAD(P)H-hydrate dehydratase, whose protein sequence is MIKTYPVPDPAIALRSLIRQVDSHKGLYGNVAVIGGANSMIGAALLAGRAALKHGTGKVSIGLLNDNFQVDPEQPELMVYKSKRLIKNTSLTHILLGPGLGQSKKANTLLEMCLRTNKPLIIDADGLNLISKSLKLQLLLKHRQAETIITPHPMEAARLLQCDTSDIQKNRPVAIMKLQSIFQCGVILKGHDTLVLGNNSKLFQNNTGNSALSSAGQGDVLGGIILALWAQGLSLIEACCCGVYIHGKAADTWRISNSERIGLTATETIEFSRCCLNNYL, encoded by the coding sequence ATGATTAAAACCTACCCAGTTCCTGATCCAGCTATTGCGCTGCGATCACTTATACGCCAAGTAGATAGTCATAAAGGCCTATATGGAAATGTTGCGGTCATTGGTGGCGCTAATAGCATGATTGGTGCTGCCCTGCTCGCTGGACGTGCAGCACTAAAACATGGCACAGGAAAAGTCAGCATTGGGTTACTCAACGACAATTTTCAAGTCGACCCAGAACAGCCCGAACTCATGGTTTACAAATCGAAGCGACTCATTAAGAATACCTCGCTAACTCATATCCTACTCGGGCCTGGCCTGGGGCAATCTAAAAAAGCAAACACCCTGCTTGAAATGTGCTTACGCACAAACAAACCTTTAATTATTGACGCAGATGGTTTGAATCTAATAAGCAAAAGTCTCAAACTCCAATTATTACTCAAACATCGCCAAGCCGAAACTATCATTACTCCACACCCTATGGAAGCAGCAAGGCTACTGCAATGCGATACTTCAGATATTCAAAAAAATAGACCAGTAGCAATAATGAAGCTACAAAGTATATTTCAATGCGGAGTCATTCTTAAAGGACACGACACTTTAGTTCTAGGTAATAACTCTAAGCTTTTTCAGAATAATACTGGCAATTCTGCGCTTAGCAGTGCAGGACAAGGCGATGTATTAGGCGGTATTATTCTTGCTTTATGGGCGCAAGGATTGAGTCTTATTGAAGCATGCTGTTGCGGTGTTTATATTCACGGAAAGGCTGCAGACACTTGGCGAATTAGCAATTCAGAACGAATCGGTTTAACCGCGACTGAAACAATTGAATTTAGTCGGTGTTGTTTAAATAATTATCTTTAA
- a CDS encoding porin, which produces MYKILALSVAAAMTSSFVNAEVTISGSVRTAFEYISPDQVGVKAGATGVKSGTNQFNIADQGSRIRVAGKDKLDFGGELVWVLENRFYVGDPYAKASSAVWGSRDTYVGYKGDFGFARFGKMDNAYKNIYKNMSPTLDGNINDSSSYMGSSQMLRRLGNRDASVIYYETPNFSGFNAHGSYTIGEKTDKFDASTYQIGGSWSDKMFNIGAVYSMSMDQSSDYKSSKITLKGTSDGSSVSGFMVGANAKYMDFGLGLTYENVTRDDGKKARDQDSYAIAASYKFDKFNFLATYVTVNDVDTLADSGGEQISFGATYNLSKKSRIYATYTMLDNDKNASFVTESGFSVNNGQSADILSVGVRTDF; this is translated from the coding sequence ATGTACAAAATTCTAGCTTTGTCAGTTGCTGCAGCAATGACATCATCATTTGTTAACGCTGAAGTCACTATCAGCGGTAGCGTTCGCACTGCATTTGAATACATTAGTCCAGACCAAGTTGGCGTGAAAGCTGGTGCGACTGGCGTAAAATCTGGGACTAACCAGTTCAATATTGCAGACCAAGGTTCTCGTATCCGTGTGGCAGGCAAAGACAAACTAGATTTTGGTGGCGAGTTGGTTTGGGTGTTAGAAAATCGTTTTTATGTTGGTGATCCTTACGCTAAAGCAAGCAGCGCTGTTTGGGGCTCACGCGACACTTATGTTGGCTACAAAGGTGACTTCGGTTTTGCTCGCTTTGGTAAAATGGATAATGCATATAAGAATATTTATAAGAATATGTCACCGACTCTTGATGGTAATATAAACGACTCGTCAAGCTATATGGGCTCTTCACAAATGCTCCGTCGTTTGGGTAATCGTGATGCATCAGTGATTTACTATGAAACCCCTAATTTTAGTGGTTTTAATGCGCATGGTTCTTATACTATTGGCGAAAAAACAGATAAGTTTGATGCTTCAACCTACCAGATTGGTGGCTCTTGGAGTGACAAAATGTTTAACATTGGTGCCGTATATTCGATGTCAATGGACCAATCATCTGATTATAAGTCATCAAAAATCACGCTTAAAGGTACAAGCGATGGTTCAAGTGTAAGTGGCTTTATGGTTGGCGCTAATGCCAAATATATGGACTTTGGTCTAGGTCTTACATATGAAAATGTAACACGTGATGATGGAAAAAAAGCACGTGATCAAGATTCATATGCAATTGCTGCATCATATAAGTTCGATAAATTCAATTTCCTAGCAACTTACGTTACAGTTAATGATGTGGATACGTTAGCTGATTCTGGTGGCGAGCAAATTTCTTTTGGCGCAACCTACAATTTGTCTAAGAAATCACGTATTTATGCGACTTACACAATGCTGGATAATGACAAAAACGCAAGCTTTGTTACAGAGTCGGGCTTTAGTGTAAATAATGGTCAAAGTGCAGATATATTGTCAGTCGGTGTGCGTACTGATTTCTAA
- a CDS encoding porin — protein MAAAVAAAVSAPAFAEVSINGSVEMDLFYRTNNTTDGGGKMLQEIAIVVNVDGKDKLDNGSTLSWRLAQKVATPDRFDAFGIREAWVAYGGDWGTLKFGNQWSNTYLIQDWPYGSKGFSGTMGEVPNTGFGQGISYASPSFGGFNLTAAYDFGGGNSDSATAYEVTLQGAIGPVNLDMGYFAVEDGMPQTAGRDWAGGPTAGKPNGVTTDKGASYSNWVVGARGSIADVAIRAAVRNVTTETNKGVEADQMGYLLSGTYGFGKNALSLGYMLQTAKKDGQVQNDNDFETIGFQWDYSLSKNTGAFLQIRHNMVGNDWDKNAAIWQNADGKAGNQDNATRILVGTWTGF, from the coding sequence TTGGCTGCAGCTGTAGCTGCTGCTGTATCTGCTCCAGCTTTTGCTGAAGTTTCAATCAACGGTTCAGTTGAGATGGACTTGTTTTACCGTACAAACAACACCACTGATGGTGGCGGTAAAATGTTGCAAGAAATTGCAATCGTTGTAAACGTTGATGGTAAAGACAAACTAGACAACGGCAGCACTTTGTCTTGGCGTCTTGCTCAAAAAGTTGCAACTCCTGATCGTTTTGATGCGTTCGGTATCCGTGAAGCTTGGGTTGCTTACGGTGGCGACTGGGGTACTTTGAAGTTCGGTAACCAATGGTCTAACACTTACCTGATCCAAGACTGGCCATATGGCTCTAAAGGCTTCTCAGGCACTATGGGTGAAGTTCCTAATACTGGTTTCGGCCAAGGTATTAGCTACGCTTCTCCATCATTCGGTGGCTTCAACTTGACAGCTGCTTATGACTTCGGTGGCGGTAACAGCGATTCAGCTACTGCATACGAAGTAACATTGCAAGGCGCTATTGGTCCAGTTAATTTGGATATGGGCTACTTCGCAGTTGAAGATGGTATGCCACAAACAGCTGGCCGTGATTGGGCTGGTGGTCCAACTGCAGGCAAGCCAAATGGCGTTACTACAGATAAAGGTGCGAGCTACTCAAACTGGGTAGTTGGTGCTCGTGGTTCTATTGCTGATGTAGCGATCCGTGCTGCTGTACGTAATGTAACTACTGAAACAAACAAAGGTGTTGAAGCTGACCAAATGGGTTACTTGCTAAGCGGTACTTACGGCTTTGGCAAAAACGCTTTGAGCCTTGGTTACATGTTGCAAACTGCTAAGAAAGACGGCCAAGTACAAAACGACAACGACTTCGAAACTATTGGCTTCCAATGGGATTACTCTTTGTCTAAAAACACTGGCGCATTCTTGCAAATCCGTCACAACATGGTTGGCAACGACTGGGACAAAAATGCAGCTATCTGGCAAAATGCTGATGGTAAAGCGGGTAACCAAGACAATGCTACTCGTATCTTAGTAGGTACTTGGACTGGTTTCTAA
- a CDS encoding porin, whose product MFKRILMVSLLATAFAAPAMAEVAISGSAEMDFFYRTNQASNGDGAFGQEIAIIVNIDGKDKLDSGDTLKWRLAQKVATPSRYDSFGQREAWIGYEGGWGEARFGNQFSNQYLTLDWPYGAQGQGNVWADFGAHNVQYANAVSYFSPNFGGFSFQAQYDLGSGNSDANAYEITANYAVGGLRLDAGYSESKNSATMSSEAYVFGGSAWGTSGDFSGGTSNVGDNKARAYNIGAIYSFDNGFNVAASMKRNEWTGDVDNAIHAGTGKTTVDQYLVRAGYTTGKHNFNLGYQRVADSETDGVTANDGMDVINAQYNYALSKNTSAFVQARHHMMDNANKTSVMHGAWQLDGAANGGKDTATRILVGTWTGF is encoded by the coding sequence ATGTTCAAACGTATCTTAATGGTTAGTTTACTTGCAACTGCTTTTGCCGCCCCTGCTATGGCAGAAGTGGCAATCAGCGGTTCTGCAGAAATGGATTTTTTCTACCGTACAAATCAAGCCTCTAACGGTGATGGCGCGTTTGGTCAAGAAATCGCGATCATTGTGAATATCGATGGTAAAGACAAACTCGATAGCGGTGATACGTTGAAATGGCGCTTGGCGCAGAAAGTCGCAACACCAAGTCGTTATGATTCTTTTGGTCAACGCGAAGCATGGATCGGTTATGAAGGCGGCTGGGGTGAGGCTCGTTTCGGTAACCAATTCTCGAATCAATATTTGACACTAGATTGGCCGTACGGTGCTCAGGGACAAGGTAACGTATGGGCTGACTTTGGTGCACATAACGTTCAATACGCAAATGCGGTTAGCTACTTCTCGCCAAACTTTGGTGGGTTCTCTTTCCAAGCTCAATATGATTTAGGGTCTGGTAATTCAGATGCTAATGCCTATGAAATCACAGCAAATTACGCCGTAGGTGGCTTGCGCTTGGATGCAGGCTACTCTGAGTCAAAAAATAGCGCAACCATGTCTTCTGAGGCATATGTATTTGGTGGTAGCGCATGGGGTACCTCAGGTGACTTCTCCGGCGGCACTAGCAATGTTGGCGATAATAAAGCACGTGCATATAACATTGGCGCAATCTACAGCTTCGATAATGGCTTTAATGTTGCGGCAAGTATGAAACGCAATGAATGGACTGGCGATGTTGATAATGCTATTCATGCAGGTACTGGTAAAACAACAGTAGACCAATACTTGGTTCGTGCTGGCTATACAACAGGTAAGCATAACTTCAATTTGGGTTACCAACGTGTTGCTGATAGTGAAACAGATGGCGTAACTGCAAATGATGGCATGGACGTGATCAACGCTCAATACAACTATGCATTGTCTAAAAATACCAGTGCATTTGTCCAGGCCCGTCACCATATGATGGACAATGCGAATAAGACTAGCGTGATGCACGGTGCATGGCAGTTGGACGGCGCGGCGAATGGTGGTAAAGATACTGCAACGCGCATCTTGGTGGGTACTTGGACGGGGTTCTAA
- the gap gene encoding type I glyceraldehyde-3-phosphate dehydrogenase, whose amino-acid sequence MTIKVGINGFGRIGRMVFRAAVYNFADDVEIVGINDLLEPEYLAYMLKHDSVHGKFKGEVAVVDGHLVVNGKTIRLSAVKNPAELKWDEVGADVIVEATGLFLTKETCEAHLAAGAKKVIMSAPSKDDTPMFVYGVNNDTYAGQAIISNASCTTNCLAPLAKVINDNFGIKRGLMTTVHAATATQKTVDGPSNKDWRGGRGILENIIPSSTGAAKAVGVVIPEIKGKLTGMAFRVPTSDVSVVDLTVELEKEATYEQICATLKAASEGAMKGVLGYTTEKVVSTDFRGESCTSVFDAGAGIALDGTFVKLVSWYDNEWGYSSKVLEMVRVMAAK is encoded by the coding sequence ATGACTATTAAAGTTGGTATCAATGGTTTTGGCCGTATTGGCCGCATGGTATTCCGCGCTGCTGTTTATAACTTTGCTGATGATGTTGAAATCGTTGGTATCAATGATTTGCTTGAGCCTGAATACCTCGCGTACATGCTAAAACATGATTCAGTACACGGTAAATTCAAAGGTGAAGTTGCGGTTGTTGACGGCCATTTGGTTGTGAATGGCAAAACGATCCGCCTTAGTGCCGTTAAAAACCCTGCAGAATTAAAGTGGGATGAAGTGGGTGCTGATGTCATCGTTGAAGCAACTGGCTTGTTCTTGACGAAAGAAACGTGCGAAGCGCATTTGGCTGCTGGTGCGAAGAAAGTCATCATGTCTGCGCCGTCAAAAGACGACACGCCAATGTTTGTTTATGGCGTAAACAATGACACGTACGCGGGTCAAGCGATTATTTCTAATGCATCATGCACAACGAATTGCTTGGCGCCATTGGCTAAAGTGATCAATGATAACTTCGGTATCAAGCGTGGCTTGATGACGACTGTTCATGCTGCAACCGCAACGCAAAAAACGGTAGATGGTCCATCAAACAAAGATTGGCGCGGTGGTCGTGGTATTTTGGAAAACATCATTCCTTCATCAACGGGCGCAGCAAAAGCCGTTGGCGTGGTGATTCCAGAAATCAAAGGCAAACTCACTGGTATGGCATTCCGTGTGCCAACTTCTGATGTTTCCGTGGTTGACTTGACGGTTGAGCTAGAAAAAGAAGCAACTTATGAGCAAATCTGCGCGACATTGAAAGCGGCGTCTGAAGGCGCAATGAAGGGCGTTTTGGGCTACACCACCGAGAAAGTCGTTTCAACGGACTTCCGTGGCGAGTCTTGCACATCAGTGTTTGATGCAGGTGCCGGTATTGCTTTGGATGGGACTTTCGTTAAGTTGGTATCTTGGTACGATAACGAATGGGGCTATTCAAGCAAAGTACTGGAAATGGTTCGAGTAATGGCTGCTAAATAA
- the eda gene encoding bifunctional 4-hydroxy-2-oxoglutarate aldolase/2-dehydro-3-deoxy-phosphogluconate aldolase yields MQIRDIMRSCSVMPVLVIEKVEHAVPLAQALVEGGIRVLEVTLRTEAALAAVKAIADNVPGAIVGVGTVVRPEQFQQAKDAGAVFAVTPGLTPKLAAAARECGIQLLPGVMTPSEAIAALEEGFDAMKLFPAEQAGSLAMLKALGGPLPQILFCPTGGVSLESAPKLLALPNVGCVGGSWLAPKEMVAAGDWAGITALAREAAALRP; encoded by the coding sequence ATGCAAATTCGCGACATTATGCGCTCTTGCTCGGTGATGCCAGTTTTGGTCATTGAAAAAGTGGAACACGCTGTGCCTTTGGCGCAAGCTTTGGTAGAAGGTGGTATCCGAGTATTGGAAGTGACTTTGCGCACTGAAGCTGCCTTAGCTGCAGTTAAAGCCATTGCTGATAATGTGCCAGGCGCGATCGTTGGTGTCGGTACCGTGGTTCGTCCAGAGCAATTCCAACAAGCGAAAGATGCTGGTGCGGTATTTGCAGTTACTCCTGGCTTGACCCCAAAACTCGCTGCAGCTGCGCGTGAATGTGGTATTCAATTGCTGCCAGGCGTGATGACGCCATCAGAAGCGATTGCGGCATTGGAAGAAGGCTTTGATGCAATGAAGTTGTTCCCTGCAGAGCAAGCTGGTAGCTTGGCCATGCTGAAAGCGCTTGGCGGCCCATTGCCACAAATTTTATTCTGCCCAACGGGTGGCGTGAGCTTGGAGTCGGCGCCAAAATTGTTGGCATTGCCAAACGTGGGCTGTGTTGGTGGCTCTTGGTTAGCGCCAAAAGAGATGGTTGCCGCTGGCGATTGGGCTGGTATCACCGCTTTAGCACGTGAAGCTGCTGCATTGCGTCCATAA
- the edd gene encoding phosphogluconate dehydratase, with product MTLHPRLAEVTQRVIERSKDSRGRYLARLEEAAKKEPVRKGLACTNQAHAWAAMPTTDKIMLREMKSANIAIVSSYNEMLSAHQPFETFPAIIKRAAHEVGATAQFAGGVPAMCDGVTQGQAGMELSLFSRDVIAMSTAVALSHNMFDATLCLGVCDKIVPGLLIGALQFGHLPTIFVPAGPMTTGISNKEKNVTRQLFAEGKVGRDALLASEEGSYHGPGTCTFFGTANSNQMLMEIMGLHLPGAAFVNPGTPLRDALTVAATKRAAQITSLGNEFIPVGKVIDEKAIINGIIGLLATGGSTNHTIHLIAIARAAGVIIDWSDFSDLSAVIPLLAKVYPNGAADVNHFHAAGGMGYVIRELLDAGLLHNDVWTAAGFGLRHYAQEPFLDNGAVVWRDAPTVAGDTTVLSTVAKPFQADGGTKLLQGNLGRAVIKTSAVAPEFRVVNAPAIVFDDQEDVIAAFKRGELERDFIAVVRFQGPRANGMPELHKLTPPLGVLQDRGFKVALVTDGRMSGASGKVPAAIHITPEVVSGGALGKVRTGDMILLNAETGELVAQVDEAVWAAREVVTADMSKNGFGMGRELFTTFRQNATGAEEGAVSMGLAH from the coding sequence ATGACATTGCATCCACGTCTGGCTGAAGTAACACAACGTGTTATTGAGCGCAGTAAAGATTCACGCGGTCGTTATTTGGCGCGTTTGGAAGAAGCAGCAAAAAAAGAGCCTGTTCGTAAAGGTTTGGCCTGTACCAATCAGGCGCATGCTTGGGCAGCAATGCCGACGACCGATAAAATCATGTTGCGCGAAATGAAATCAGCCAATATCGCGATTGTGTCGTCATACAATGAAATGCTATCGGCACACCAACCTTTTGAGACGTTCCCAGCCATTATTAAAAGAGCCGCCCATGAAGTCGGTGCCACTGCGCAGTTCGCTGGCGGTGTGCCTGCAATGTGCGATGGTGTGACCCAAGGTCAGGCTGGCATGGAATTGTCTTTGTTTAGCCGTGATGTGATTGCGATGTCAACTGCGGTGGCTTTATCGCACAATATGTTCGATGCAACGCTGTGTTTAGGTGTTTGTGACAAGATCGTTCCTGGTCTTTTGATTGGCGCTTTGCAATTTGGCCACTTGCCAACAATTTTTGTACCTGCTGGTCCGATGACCACCGGCATTTCTAATAAAGAAAAAAATGTAACGCGCCAATTGTTTGCCGAGGGCAAAGTAGGTCGCGATGCCTTGTTGGCATCAGAAGAGGGCTCTTATCACGGTCCAGGTACTTGTACTTTCTTTGGTACTGCCAATTCAAATCAAATGCTGATGGAAATCATGGGTCTGCATTTGCCAGGCGCCGCATTTGTTAATCCAGGTACGCCATTGCGTGATGCACTGACAGTGGCTGCGACCAAGCGCGCAGCTCAAATCACCTCTTTGGGTAATGAATTTATTCCAGTAGGTAAAGTGATCGATGAAAAAGCGATTATCAACGGCATCATCGGTTTGCTCGCTACTGGCGGTTCAACTAATCACACGATTCACTTGATCGCAATTGCACGCGCCGCTGGCGTAATTATTGATTGGTCAGACTTTAGTGATTTGTCTGCAGTGATTCCATTGTTGGCCAAAGTCTATCCAAACGGCGCTGCGGATGTGAATCACTTCCATGCAGCGGGCGGCATGGGCTACGTGATTCGTGAATTGCTGGATGCGGGTCTATTGCATAACGATGTATGGACTGCTGCAGGGTTTGGTTTACGTCATTATGCGCAAGAACCATTCTTGGATAATGGTGCTGTGGTTTGGCGTGATGCGCCAACGGTTGCGGGTGACACAACAGTATTGAGTACCGTTGCAAAACCATTCCAAGCTGATGGTGGCACCAAATTGCTGCAAGGTAATTTGGGTCGTGCGGTGATTAAAACTTCGGCCGTCGCGCCTGAGTTCCGTGTCGTGAATGCCCCAGCGATTGTGTTTGATGATCAAGAAGATGTGATTGCAGCGTTTAAACGCGGCGAACTTGAGCGAGACTTTATCGCCGTGGTGCGTTTCCAAGGCCCGCGTGCTAACGGCATGCCAGAGTTACATAAACTCACGCCGCCATTGGGCGTATTGCAAGATCGCGGCTTCAAAGTTGCGCTGGTTACCGATGGCCGTATGTCGGGCGCGTCGGGTAAAGTGCCTGCAGCAATTCATATTACGCCTGAAGTTGTATCGGGCGGTGCCTTGGGTAAAGTTCGCACTGGCGATATGATTTTGCTGAACGCAGAGACAGGTGAGCTGGTCGCGCAAGTAGATGAAGCAGTTTGGGCTGCTCGTGAAGTGGTGACGGCTGATATGTCTAAAAATGGTTTTGGCATGGGGCGCGAATTGTTTACTACATTCCGTCAAAATGCGACCGGCGCCGAAGAAGGCGCTGTGAGTATGGGTTTGGCACATTGA
- the zwf gene encoding glucose-6-phosphate dehydrogenase: protein MTPIDAFDMVFFGGTGDLALRKLLPALYHQHQDGNLPEDGRIICLGRSPSDTTSYVAKAQSKAREFLGKHYNEADWAVFASRIEYFKVDANTLSDFVVLAEALNKFPTRNRVFYLSTAPDFFAPIAKNLAEVGLNKGNARVVLEKPLGHDLDSSNKINDEVGEYFTEQQIYRIDHYLGKEPVLNLIALRFANTLLEPLWRREWIRDVQITVTEQVGVETRADFYDKTGALRDMVQNHLLQLLTIVAMEPPASIDADAVRDEKLKVLRALKPLTPETVHSKVVRGQYRAGAVGGKAVPGYQDEPGVPAGSKAETFVALKAEIETWRWAGVPFFLRTGKRLQERLAEIVINFREAPTSIFGKNTQPNRLVIQLQPAESVRLYMLAKEPGRERLREVYLDLDFKEAFSTRSPEAYERLLMDVIKGDLSLFVRRDEQRAAWRWVEPIIDSWENSNEGPKTYSAGTWGPAASSALLSRDGMCWHEEA, encoded by the coding sequence ATGACTCCGATCGACGCTTTCGACATGGTATTTTTTGGCGGCACTGGTGACTTGGCCCTGCGCAAGCTATTACCAGCACTTTACCACCAACACCAAGATGGCAACCTTCCAGAGGATGGTCGCATCATCTGCTTAGGCCGCAGCCCTTCAGACACAACAAGCTACGTCGCGAAAGCACAAAGCAAAGCACGCGAATTCTTAGGCAAGCATTATAACGAAGCCGACTGGGCTGTGTTCGCCTCACGCATTGAATATTTCAAAGTTGATGCAAATACCTTGAGTGATTTTGTTGTTTTAGCAGAAGCACTCAATAAATTCCCTACTCGCAATCGCGTATTTTATCTCTCGACTGCGCCTGATTTTTTTGCTCCGATTGCAAAAAACCTAGCTGAAGTCGGCCTAAACAAAGGCAACGCCCGCGTTGTTCTCGAAAAACCCCTCGGCCACGACCTTGACTCATCAAATAAAATTAATGATGAAGTGGGCGAATACTTCACCGAACAGCAAATTTATCGGATTGATCACTATCTCGGCAAAGAGCCTGTGCTCAATTTAATTGCCCTGCGCTTTGCCAATACCTTGCTTGAGCCTCTCTGGCGCCGTGAATGGATTCGTGACGTACAAATCACCGTGACTGAACAAGTCGGCGTTGAAACTCGCGCAGACTTTTACGACAAAACAGGCGCTTTGCGCGATATGGTACAAAACCATCTCTTGCAATTGCTCACTATCGTGGCAATGGAACCGCCAGCCTCAATCGACGCTGATGCAGTACGTGATGAAAAACTCAAAGTATTGCGCGCACTGAAACCGCTCACGCCAGAAACAGTGCATAGTAAAGTCGTGCGCGGTCAATATCGTGCCGGTGCAGTCGGTGGCAAAGCAGTTCCTGGTTACCAAGATGAACCAGGTGTTCCGGCTGGCTCAAAAGCAGAAACATTTGTGGCTCTAAAAGCTGAAATCGAAACTTGGCGTTGGGCGGGTGTGCCATTCTTCTTGCGTACCGGCAAACGCCTACAAGAACGCCTTGCTGAAATCGTGATTAATTTCCGTGAAGCACCGACTTCAATTTTCGGCAAAAATACGCAACCGAACCGTCTAGTGATTCAATTACAACCTGCTGAGTCAGTTCGCCTCTACATGCTTGCGAAAGAACCAGGTCGTGAACGCTTGCGTGAAGTGTATTTGGATTTGGATTTCAAAGAAGCTTTTAGTACCCGCAGCCCAGAAGCTTATGAGCGCCTATTAATGGATGTCATCAAAGGTGATCTATCGCTGTTCGTACGTCGCGACGAACAACGTGCGGCTTGGCGTTGGGTTGAGCCAATTATCGATAGCTGGGAAAACAGCAACGAAGGCCCTAAAACCTACTCTGCTGGCACTTGGGGCCCTGCGGCCTCTTCTGCACTATTGTCTCGCGACGGAATGTGTTGGCACGAAGAGGCGTAA
- the pgl gene encoding 6-phosphogluconolactonase, protein MSLQWHEFANKDELDLNLAHSIAEQLKQAIAERGTASLAVSGGRTPAGMFKALRTSPIDWAKVNITLVDERWVPNDHADSNERLTRENLLQENAAAANFISMVNESATPHEGLAGIELQLNVIKWPIDILILGMGDDGHTASLFPNAIELEAACASTNLVAAVTPPAAPHQRITLTLPTIAQARNVLVHITGTGKKELLNTAMQEQKAITDLYPIRRVLDQVKSTAQVYWTA, encoded by the coding sequence ATGTCCCTGCAATGGCATGAGTTCGCAAACAAAGACGAGCTCGACCTTAACCTCGCCCACTCTATTGCTGAGCAATTAAAACAAGCAATCGCAGAGCGCGGTACCGCCAGCCTGGCCGTTTCCGGTGGTCGCACACCAGCAGGGATGTTTAAGGCTTTGCGTACTAGTCCTATCGACTGGGCAAAAGTAAACATCACCTTAGTCGATGAACGTTGGGTTCCCAATGACCATGCAGACAGCAACGAGCGCTTGACTCGCGAGAACTTACTGCAAGAAAACGCAGCTGCGGCCAACTTTATTTCTATGGTCAACGAATCTGCAACACCACACGAAGGCTTAGCAGGTATTGAATTACAGCTTAATGTAATCAAATGGCCTATCGACATACTGATCCTTGGCATGGGTGATGACGGCCATACCGCCTCACTATTTCCAAATGCAATCGAGCTTGAGGCTGCATGCGCTTCGACCAATTTAGTCGCAGCGGTAACGCCTCCTGCTGCGCCTCATCAACGAATCACCCTCACTTTACCGACGATTGCACAAGCTAGAAACGTACTGGTGCACATTACCGGCACCGGTAAAAAAGAATTGCTCAATACAGCAATGCAAGAACAAAAAGCCATCACCGATCTCTACCCAATTCGCCGCGTACTCGACCAAGTTAAGAGCACCGCACAGGTTTATTGGACTGCCTAA